GGGCCAGCGCCATGGTGTGGGCATATATAGCTTCAATGGCAACAAGGACGGCTGCTGCATGTCGGTGCGTTTAAAGTCTACCTGGAGTCAAAACATTCGCATGGGACCCTTCGAGCTGCACATTGGCAACGACGACAAGTGCACCGTTCTGCACGGACTCTGGGACAATCTGTATCCCATCGGGCCTGCTGTCTTCAGCTTCGACAATCGCTATATGCTGCTGGGTTTCTTCCTACCTGCCAATTACAACTTTAAGGACGGTGGCGATAATCTGGCCGAAGACGAGCAGCAGGGTCtggaggaggatgaggagggcAATCCACTGCCCATGGAACCATCCCTTTGGTTCGCCCAAGAGATTGCCTGCTACGATTACTCCATTCTGCCCCAGGAGCCGGTGCCATTGCCAATGTCAGACTCTGAGCTGTCCGTATGTTCGTTGTCCACCGTTGCGAGCATCCGCAGCGAGGAGAAGATCAGTTTCTATGGCGAGGGCGAGGAAGCCGAGGGCGAGGAGGAGGGTGAAATGGAGTGCTTCCCCTGTGAGTGCGAGTACGACCTCAGCGAGGTGGAAAGCGATAGCGAGGTTTGCAAGATCGATGCCGATCCCTGCTGCATTGAGATCCTCAAGCAGCCCGAGTGCCCCGAACCATAGGGTGCCCTTCCCCCCTAttctgtttttgtgtttttatatTCGTTGTAATCCATTAAATCTCAGATTTATTTAGATATTTGCAGCATGTTTAAAGCTTACAACCTTCTGTAGAAATCTCACAGAGAGACTGAAAGAGGTGTTTAATATGTCAGAGCCTGGCACAAGAATTAATCAACGAAACGGAATTGCTAGTTTGAAATAACGTTTTCATTTCTAGCCCAAGCAGAGCTGGACTTTTCAAGGTTCAATAAACTCAATATAttttacaattattttatAATCGCAGCGCTGCCTCCAACCAAAACAGTGATTTATTTTGTAAAGTTTTAAAAACCGATTTGATTTAATGGGAAGAATCATCAGTATTGTATCTCTCCATTACTGGTGGTGGTGGGACTACGAATTTCGATAGATTCTCTAAGAACCTGATGTACTGGTCATGTTCATAGACTGTGGACAAATCTGAAAGCTTGATGGCGAATTCATTAGTTATCCCCTGTTCAGCCAGAAAATCCATGAGAGCCCAGTATATATTATCATCAATCATATTGGCCTTGACAGTATAGGTATCCTCTTTCTCGAACAGCGACATCTCCTGAATCTCAAACATATCGGGAACGATCTGATCTTCTTGCAGCAACGGTACACCATCTTTAAAGGCCTCCGACAGAAATTTGCAATGGATGGACAGCAGTGTGTTGCCACACCGGAACAGCACCTCGAAGTTGGGCATAATGCGGAAAGGATTGGATAATTGTTCGATGCATTCGTCCTTAACACGTTCCATACTTTTGCTGACGTTGAAAATTATGTTGACAGGATTCCCGACCCCCTCTTTGATCAGCTTCACCTCGGAGCCGCAAAATACGGTTTCAAACCCATTTATACATTCAAAAGGTCGCTTTACCAGTCTTTCCGCAATCATTTCCGTGGCAAGCAAACACACAAGATTGCGCCCCGCTGGGCTTATCTTTAAAGCCGTGAAGTCCTCCGACGATAGCTGGTCCAACACCGGATCGCTGATGTCCTTCTGCATGGGCCAGAAACTGAGTGCGACTGCGCGGCGTTGAATGGTGACAGTAGGCGACGGCAAACCGCATTTGGCTAATGCCCGTGGAAACATCTGCAAGGCCTTCAGAAGTCTGGACATGCTATCGAAACAACAAAatgtttgatttattttaagaGAAATAAAATGTATTCCTTTGTCAAATGTCTGCTTACGACTCTGAATGAAAACATGAAAGCACAGCTCAGACACAATGCTAATGTCATTTTAGAAGCCTACTGGGATCTGTGAAAAGGAAAAGAATACTAAACTAAATACTATTAGATACcaagatgtattttttcagttTATCAATTTGCTGTGTCACGCCCAAGAAATCATTTGTTTTTGGTTACTTGGGACCGAGACTCGGTGTACCCAGAAGACTGTGTATTTTGTTATTGGATTCTTACGACCGAAGCAGACCGACTCAACTGCATTTAtgtttaaatttgtttttataGTAAACATTTTATTTTTGAAATCATTTGTTTTTCCGATACATTTTTGTTGTCTAGAATTTGATTAAAATTTGTTGGTTTAGCTTTAAAATACGACTTGCTAGATTCGGTTCGTCTCTTGCTCTTTATGGATTTGATGCTCTATATATGTAGTAGCTCTATATTTGTAATGTAGAATGAAATCACAAATGGGCTGGGAGAGGCATTCTTTTGAAGTATTATTGACATGAGATGATAACGTGAGTACCTTAGCGATAGGTAGTTTCGAAAATTCTTTAATTTCAGGCATATAAGTAGGTTGTTAGGGTATATAATTTATGTTTTGTTAGTTTTGTTCTCGCTGTGTGCTTGAAAGACCTTTGAATGTTCAGCATGTTGAATTCATTAAGTTTCGCTAATTAATTCTAAACGTAATTATTGTTTGCTGCCTTACAAATGTACGTGTATTTAGTATTTACCATTATCATTTAACATTAACTTTCATTTGCATATGTGTTTGCTCCATTTATCGTCGCTTCTATTCATACTTCCTCCTTcttctgttttgttgttgggtatacaaataatatttataaaaaaaatctCTAGGTTTCGGCAGCTACTGCATGGAGCGGAGAAGCATTTAAtgcagatgatgatgatggaaGCAACCGTGAGGCGTTGTCCAGCTTGCTGGGCGATGGGCAAACATCACTGCAACTGCCAGCTAGGCTGTTGGAGTCGCAAGTGGAAACCGATGGCGGTGTGTCAGTACCGGGGGACCCTTCATTCGCTTCATTCGCCTGACGATGCTGctcttcctgctgctgctcctgctcggCGTTGCACAGCGAGGCCTTTCCACACTCGTCCAGTATAATGTTCAACTTCTCCTTTTTCGGTTGCACGGCCAACGTGCTTTCGACAGGATTCAGGCGCAGCATCTGATGCGGCACACCGTCCTTGGTCAGCAGCTCGTGCAGCGTGCTGCCATCCCGCTGCTTGGACACCTTATAAATGGCCGGACACGATTTGGAGCTCTTTACATCATTCGACTCCAGATCGAGTCGATTGATCTGCGTCAAAGGCTGCATTTCCTCCTCTTGCTCTTGATTGTTGTCCTCAACGCTGCTGCATTGGGCTAAAGCAAGGGCAGCCGCCATAGCAGCTGCCTGGCCACTGCTGCTGGCTCCCTCGGGATTCAGGTAAAGACGTGAGGCATCGAACAACAGCAGATGTGGATCCATTTTGAAGTCATGCTCcagctgcttctgctgatCGAGATTCTCATCAATGTAGTTGATGTGAATCGGCGTGTGTTGAAGATTTAAATGCGACAAGCGCAGATCATCATCGTCCGGGGGTGTGTAATAGATTGATGCCCTGCTGGCGGCATTGTTAGCGGCCCAATGTAATTTGATTTTCTGTATACTCAGCTCATTAGAGCCAGCCAGCTCCATTTGACTTTTGAAATAGCAGTCTATGTCTacagagagggaaagagatGCATTTAAGATATTCAGTGGATCAGCTATGGATCAGATCTTACCCTCGGCTATATCTTCCTCACAGCGTCCGCGACAATTCTCAAAGTAAAAGCTGGGCAAATTCTCCAGCACCTTGTTGAGGCTCTGCTGCTGGTACTTGTAGCCCTCCCGGAGACGCAGCACTTGATGGGCACTGAACTTCCGGATCTTGTTCCGCTGGAAGACATAATTTTCCCGCACCCAGCTCAACTGGCCCGTGGAGTAGTCGCGCACCTTCTTCACTTGATCGTTGTACTGATCCTTCAGCGCCGTCAAATGATTCGAGCCAATGTCCCGGAAGTCTTTAATGTGCTTGGCCTGGGAGGTGTAGCTGCTCGATATCCATTCGACCTGCTGGGCGCAGTTCTCCCGAATGCGATGCACCTGCTGGGCATAGTTCTCCCTCAGTCTTTCCAGCTGCTGGCTCTTGTAGCTCTCAATGTTGTCGAGCATCGCATAGATCTGACGCGCCCTCGGCGACTTTTTGTTACGATTGGCACAGCAATAAAAACGATCACAGATGCCCCAGCGCGAGAGGCAGCTCCGCACACCCTGCACTATGAGGGTGAGCAGCAAAAAGGCGGCAGCCGACGCGGCCCCCGCAATCAAGCTGCCAATCTTCACCCGATAAAACACAATCGGATCGATATACAGTCTGTTGTGGGAAAGTAAAAGGTCATTTAGCAATGTTTCGATGGTTTTCAAATACTAAAAAATTTGACAGTCATACCGTATACCCGCTGAGGCTTTGCCCATTACATTGAATGCATAGCAGGTGTAGAGACCGCTGTCCACCCGCGAGATATTGTGCACCAGCAGCGATCCGTTCTCCATCAGCACCACATGGCGTCCGTAGAGGCTCTGTTGTCGCGTAAAGTTCATGGATTGAACGTAGCTCTCGTCCATCAAGGCAGCCAGCTCTTGGGCGCTTGGCGGCAGGCGGCGATCCTCCTCATTGCTTTCGATGATTATGGGTCGCTTGTCGGGATCGGCATGATGTCGCAAGATCTTATTGCGGGGCGTCAGCTGTAACGAAACGAATAAGCAGCTGGCTATATGGTGGCTATGTGTGACCTTACCCAAATAATATCTGGCACAGGGCTGCCCGTTATGTTGCACTCCAACTTGGCGGTGGTCAGAAGTAGATGCATCTTCGGCTCGGAAGACTGCACTGCCACGGGTACGGTACAGTTTAGATTGCTGAGGACACGCAGCATGTCCCCGGGATAGCCATAATGGCACTTCAACGCATCGATCTGGTCATCAATGCTCTCGTAAGAGTCCAGAGGCGTCTGGCTGGGATGCGTGGCGGGCAGTCGACGGAGGCTGGTGCTCGAGTTGGCCAACCAGGCGGTGAGCCAGTACATGCTGCAGTCGCATTCATACTCGTTCCCAAGTATATTGAGGTAGTGCAGCTGGCTGAGCTCCTTGAGGCCCTCGGGCAGGGAGATCAAACGATTGCCACGCAAGCTAAGACGCTGCAGGCGCGACAGGCCCGAGATCTGTGTCGGCAGATGACGCAGACCGTTCTCGGCCAGCAGCAGTTCGCGCAGATTGCGGGCATTGGCGAACAGCGTCTCGGGCAGATCCGTGAGCTGGGGATTCTGCTGCAGCGACAGATATCGCAGGCGATGCAGTATCTGCGGATCCACCAGCGACTCATCGGTGCGGGATATCCAGTTGGAAAAATGCTCAATGGGCGTCTCATCGATGCGGAGCAGGGCCAGGGCCCGCTGATTCTGGAAGAGACCGCTGGGCAGCTGCTTGAACTGGTTCCGACTAAGATCCATTTGCCGCAGAGCATGCAGCGGCTGGAAGATGATGGAGGACAGTGTCGTGAGGTTGTTGCCCGAGATGTTAAGGGCCAGGAGTTGGCCCAGCGACTCGAACGCCTTGCGATCGATGCTGGTCAGTGAGTTCTGTGAGAGATCTAGCTGCCGCAGCTCCCGCAGATTGTACAGACTGTGTCTGCCCAGGGATTTCAGCTGATTCCGCTGCAGATGCAGCTGTCGCAGTTGGCCGTTTCGTGCAAAGAAGTTGTCCGGGAAGGAGAGCAGACTATTGTCGCTGAGGTCCAGCATTTGGAGGTCGCCTGCCGTCTGGAAGAGCTGAAAGGGGAGTACGCTCAGCCGGTTCTTGGACAAATAGAGCCTCTCCAGCTGCACACCACCTTCGAAAATGTTGCGTGGCAGCTCTGCAAGCCGATTCTGGCTGAGATTGAGCAGCCGCAATTCGTTCAATTGGCCCAGAAAGTGCTGCGGCAGCAGCCTGAAGCCATTCCTGTCCAAATGCAGCTCCTGCAGATGGCCCATATGCTGCAGATTGATCAGACTGCAGTTGTTGTCCAGAAGGTTTCCGCTCATCTTAAGTACTTTGAGGTGTTGCATGGCCTGCGGCAGGGCCCAGTGGAGGCACTCCAAGCGATTCTCGCTGAGATCTAAACGCTCCATCTGCTCGAAGCGGTGCGGCTGCCCCTTGGCGAGCAGCACCTCCTTAAGTGGATCATCGCGCAATCCGCTCTCCAGCCAGGACAACTCTATGACATTCTCGaactgctgcagctgcagctttTGCAGCTGCACTCGATCATCCGCAGGCACATGGTCAAGCATTAGCTGCTGATAGTTGATGTTGGCATTCCTTCTGGACAACAGCTCCTGATTGACGCTAGCAAGGCCGACATGCTGGCACCTCAGCCTGAACACGTTGTCGGCTGTTACTACGCTGCTGTCGGAGCCGAGCTCGTGCTCCTCAATCTCCTCTGTGGCCTCATCGGCATCATCCAGCTCGTCCAGCCACAATCCCCCATCACTCTCACTATCATCTAGATCCGCATCCACCGCATGCCCCACGAATGGCAGATGGAATTTGTAGCCCAATAGCGAGAACTCGTGCTCCTGCCAGGACCGTGTCCTGGCCCTTATCTGTGTTTGGTGTGGCTGCAGGTGGTGTTGCTGGGCTACAGCCGCATCTGCATTGCTTCTGTAGGTGGtgaggcagctgctgctgccggacCCGGAACCAGACCCAGGCTGGGAGgttgtggcagcggcagcggcaaaaACAAAGACGACAAGCAAGGCAGACAATATCAGGGGAATCTTCGATACTGCTTCCATTTTTCCGTATGTAATCTtagatatttatatggtcgCATAGTACACCTGCAGGGAGGAAATGGACACACAAATTagtatttctttttcttttttggatATTATTGATTTTGTCATTATCCCCGAAAAAGGGCCACCACCACTCCTTCACTCCTCCCTCACTCCCCACTGGATTACGAAATAAAGCACGGAGCTAAAGAGAACTAAAATCAATAGAGTTAGGTAAATATTACAAATAGAACGACGGATAGGCAAGCGCTGCTGGGTCATAGACAACGAATGGTGAAGGGCCACTTGCGTGTCCAAATGGCGACGCAAAACTTTGGTTAAATTAAATatggaaatgaaaatggaaaacgaAACGGACGGGAAGGAATGTATAATTCAAATACAAACACTAAGTATATCCCAGCGCCTTTTCGAGCGTCTCTTCTTTCTGAATAATGCATAATAGCGTCGAATGTGGGAGCAGAGCCCTGCTCCTCTGCTTCGCCATctcttcatttatttatttctctGTCTGCACGCAATCTAGGCTCTTAATTTGAATGAAACTTCAGAACTAGCGCAAGAACCAGGCGTACTTAATGCCAGAGTTAGAAAATAGAGCTCTGGCTTTAAGGTACTTCAAATAAAAATCTCACACAAAACCTTGAATAAGGTTAAATTCAGGTAAAAAGTGGTCGAAAGAGCAAGCTCAGTTAACATtcatttaataataataaatgcTTAGTGGAACATGGATATATGGTCTTATTTGTATATAGTCTCAGTTCATGTGTCCGTTTACTCATGGGAAATtcatgtattttgtttttcaCTAAAAATTTCACAAGGAATTATTTGGCACACTCCCCCTTTTAGTTTTATTAAATCTCGGAAAAATATCAATTCCCAAAATAGGAGCCATGAGAGCAGTTCGGAGAAAGGACGTGCCGTTTTTGCATCTAGATCTTTCTGTTGCTTGATAATACTTTAAAATAGATACGTATTTATAAGAATAAATATAGGCACATATACCATATGTTCGTTCTTTTTATATCCGTCTCAAtaagtttgttttttttcttttgaatCAGAATTTCTTTAAAtttccttttttgtttataaacaaaatatcaaataaattTCCACCTCAAAACCGCAACCTGCATCAACAAAACAATTACGACCGACCGCGTTCCCCACCCCAGATTACTCAATGGCGGGTCGAAAGACGGAACGACGGAAAAACTATAAaaggaaattattaaataatattccTCTCGTTCTGTGTCCGGGTGTGACTGACCCCCGTACGATATTCGCTCaaattgtacatatgtatgtatatatttttaatgGCCAGCCAGACGTTGGGAAAAAGCTGATAAGAGGGCAGTATACATATACGCAAGCTTCATGTGGATATGTTTGTTCATTGCAGCAGTCAATATTATAAACCATTGGCCGCAAAAGTGTGATCAAGATGGATGAATATGGAATGCCAATAAATCACATTTCGTATCGATCGGCCGCTGTGCACACCATGGAGATTTTCGAGACTAGTTCACTGACAATATCAAGTTAATAAAAAAGGCAAGCTTGCGATAACAGTCGTTTGCAGTCGAAATTCCCCACTTTTAGAGACCCCGTGAGttggagaaaactaaaagaaaaataacaCAAACATTATCGATTGTGTTTTATTGCAGTAAAACCACACCGATTGAAGTTTTTAGTCactcatatgtacatacatatgtactatgtATGTTAAGACGTGGCTGTGAAGCTAGTTAATCGCGAATCGCCGACAAAAATGCTACCAATCGAGCGGCTATAAAAAACACTTTACTTGGgtgtttatttttaataaCAATAGCTGGGGTGTTTACTTATTGAAATACTATCTACGAACACACTGCCAATTGGTAAAGGCAAACGATGATATGCGTATCATGAAATGCATGTTATCTTTATACATATTTGTAATTCAACTAAAAGAAAACACTTcttattttgtttctttgaAAGGTGATAGCAACTGCAAAATCAAATTTCTGTTTAAATGAAATCAATGAGTAAAAACAAGATTCTGTTTTGCACAGAAGGGGACACTGGAAAACTTTTGAAACTTCTTCTTGTGCaacttttaaattaaataggttttttttttgataaaaTGTATATAAGAGAGGTTAGCTGTAGAACTATATACAAATAGTCACAAGGAAGCTCGAAATTTAAATTTGAAGCTCAGAGAGTTTCTATACAGAATGGTGGATTACGTTGGAAATTTAGCCTTTATTTCGATTTTTGCTGTTTGGCCATGAATTTCACAAGGGATTATTTGGCACACTCCTCCTTTTAGTTTTTGGAAAAAAGAAGCATAAAACTGGCTGAAATTGCTCGGCCAAAAAAAAGTAAATAACATAATTCAAAAATAGCTTTAAGGCAGAAATAACAAAAACACTAACACTAACACACGCGAAAAATGTGGCAAAAAAAGAGTGCCACGAAAAAAAGACAATAATTAAATTAGTTGGGGCGAAAATACTTATAGGCAAATATTGGAGGGTAGgaaaacaacacacacacaggcaacGGGGCTTATCAGCTGACGGCGCAATTAAGTAAATTCATCGATGATAACCCCATACATGTAACCAGGAGATAGTGGGAGAAAGGGTACCACAGCTAAAAGCAGCTTTATTGGACGGGGCAATTTCCATTAAACGAATTGAAGAAAACACAGTGcgatagagacagagagagagagaaagagagagactgAGAGTTGCATAATCTCAATCACAGAAGCTCAGCTCAGCCCAAAGTAATGTAAAGAGCAAGCATTTAACTGTAGAAtaacatacatacaaacaGACACACAAACACTGATGTACACTTTATGTAAATGTATTGCTGCTGGCTGTCGCCTGCTGCTGACGTCTGAAAAGCCGCTAACGAGACGGAACTTGGACAGCGcgtataaataaatacaaattcaGATTGTGTATACGCGGCCAGAGCGTGCACTCAGCCTGTCGAGGATTACTTTTGGCATGGACACGAATCATTCACAAAAATCGAGCTTTCCGCCCACTCATAATTCATTCAGCACCTTATTTCTTTTCCTTTACCTTGATCTCAAGTGTTTTTCTTTGATattcatgtgtgtgtgcgtatatTTGCGCATGAGTGTGTGCGTGAGCTGTTTGCAAGAAAACAAGATGTTGCCAGGGGTAACGCATGGAGGGCGCTCTGATTGCCATCAAACTTCTAGAATAGTTACATCCCCAATAAGTATGTATAGCCAGAGCATGGAGTATACGTACGTAAGTACGTATAAAAATGTATATGCTTTGGTTCTTTTCTTTCACCCTTTGTGGCAAAAGCAGCCGTTTAtgctacacacacacatgcacatacacacactacatgaatatatatgtatgcagtAACTTGCATACGGCAAACATTTTTTCTGTCCACGTCTACAATGGTGATTCGTCCACAATGTTTTATTTGGCTAAGTCACACATAACAAATAACATATTCAACTATATAACAATAATCAAGCTAACTCACCGTCACCGCTATAGCATTTTTTCGCGTCAATTCCACTAGCTGGGTTTTTATGTTTACATCAATGCCATTTATCGGATTTATCGCTAAAATATACcgccgaccctcagaaatatactaAAATATCCGGTCAcactttaaaaatataccgtataTATACTGAAAAATTAAAGttatattatacatattcctagtttttgatattccatcGAATATTACTAACTAGATAGATctctcagccctgcccacatagttttatccaaATAATGAACCTATTTactacttgactggcttattttaaatacttgcttttattggattaaGTCTAAAAAAAAGTTTTAGCAAAAAAGGgcgaacaaaaaaaacgaaaaaacaacGAATAGTCGTTcctattgctcaattttgatattccgttgaatatttCTGGCTAACTAAGATTTTTAGCTCTGCCCATATAGTTTTTCCCCGTTGATGattaaattttctacaagattaattacttttaagtactcccatttattgtattttgactacaAGGTTTCAACAAAAAAGTTACACAAAAAACCAGTCGCAGTGTTGTCACGTGAATGTTGCTGGTAATTGAAGACTTGTTGCTTATCAACCTGAGTATGGACATTTGTATACCCAATCTTTTCTAGACTGTTGTAAAACGTAATTAATATATACATTTTCTAAAATTAATATATTTTAGACGTATTCACGCATTTGATTAGTTTCTTGAATATATATTCTGATCCCGATACAAATTTTTTGGTCTCTGTAAGAAGACCACTAGCTTCAAAATTGGGTGTGTAGCTACCCGTGGGTATGCAAAATGTTGCTCAATCCGCGCCATGTTGGGGAACAATGCTGCTCGATTTCTCGGCCCTTACAATGATTgaatgaaattcattattGCTACCGATTCATACCTCCGTATGGAAGTTTCTATACTATTTGTTCTTAAATATACCTTTGAAAGTATTAAGTATTAAAAATATCGTACCCGGTCACCCTGTACATAATGGGAGGAAAAGATTTTAAACCACCTATGCCTTCTTTATTTAGACCgcggaaaataatactaataattatTCTTGGAGATATATTCTAAAATTTCTACTGGTGTACGATACTCATAGTTGCGATGAAAATCCCTCCCACCAAACggctatcgatactatcgactcGATAGTTGAACTGCGCGCCTATGTTTGAAATGAGTAACAAGGGGGAAGTACAATTTGAGAGAgcgaaaattaaaaaaacccGCTCGGCTTACCGACAGTCCAGGAGTGCATACACTTTTTTTTAGCTTGTCCTTTTTCAGTGGTTCCGATTTGCAGTCTAAATAAGAGTGCAAGATTTGTTTCGATTTTCTCCAACAGAGACTTCAGCCTACGATTATAAAGATCAATGATGTCCCATATTTAGGTAAAAATCCGAATACATTCGTTTTCTGGTTGCGCAATATGAACCAACCCATATTTAATAGATTTGCAGTAACTTTTTTAATAGTTTCATAGCACCTCTTAAAGTCTCATAGCCAACAGAATTAATAGTTTCAATGCTATCACCTTAACAGTCTTTTAGTTAGCTTTAATAATTTGATAAAAAACCTTCTTATAGATTTATAGCAGTCAGCTTTAATAGTATCCTAGCTGAGATCTGCAATAGTTTCACAAAAGCCAGCTCTAAACGTTTTTAATGGCTTTATAGCAGTCTGCTTTGATAGTTAAATTGCAGGCACCGTTAGTAGTTTCAAAACTAGCACCTTATAGTTTCATATCAGCCACATTTAAAAGGTTCATAGCAACCAGATGTAGTTATTTCATACCAGCAAGCACTAGTAGTTTCATCATACTTTCGCAGCAGTCAGCATTGATATTATACAGCAGACGTCGTTGGCAGTTTTATAGCATACAGAATATAGTTTCAAAGAAACCAGTCAGCTCAGATTTTTTTCAGTGTGGTGTTCATTGTCTATGTATGTCC
The sequence above is a segment of the Drosophila miranda strain MSH22 chromosome 4, D.miranda_PacBio2.1, whole genome shotgun sequence genome. Coding sequences within it:
- the LOC108161974 gene encoding complement component 1 Q subcomponent-binding protein, mitochondrial-like, with translation MSRLLKALQMFPRALAKCGLPSPTVTIQRRAVALSFWPMQKDISDPVLDQLSSEDFTALKISPAGRNLVCLLATEMIAERLVKRPFECINGFETVFCGSEVKLIKEGVGNPVNIIFNVSKSMERVKDECIEQLSNPFRIMPNFEVLFRCGNTLLSIHCKFLSEAFKDGVPLLQEDQIVPDMFEIQEMSLFEKEDTYTVKANMIDDNIYWALMDFLAEQGITNEFAIKLSDLSTVYEHDQYIRFLENLSKFVVPPPPVMERYNTDDSSH
- the LOC108161969 gene encoding uncharacterized protein LOC108161969: MEAVSKIPLILSALLVVFVFAAAAATTSQPGSGSGSGSSSCLTTYRSNADAAVAQQHHLQPHQTQIRARTRSWQEHEFSLLGYKFHLPFVGHAVDADLDDSESDGGLWLDELDDADEATEEIEEHELGSDSSVVTADNVFRLRCQHVGLASVNQELLSRRNANINYQQLMLDHVPADDRVQLQKLQLQQFENVIELSWLESGLRDDPLKEVLLAKGQPHRFEQMERLDLSENRLECLHWALPQAMQHLKVLKMSGNLLDNNCSLINLQHMGHLQELHLDRNGFRLLPQHFLGQLNELRLLNLSQNRLAELPRNIFEGGVQLERLYLSKNRLSVLPFQLFQTAGDLQMLDLSDNSLLSFPDNFFARNGQLRQLHLQRNQLKSLGRHSLYNLRELRQLDLSQNSLTSIDRKAFESLGQLLALNISGNNLTTLSSIIFQPLHALRQMDLSRNQFKQLPSGLFQNQRALALLRIDETPIEHFSNWISRTDESLVDPQILHRLRYLSLQQNPQLTDLPETLFANARNLRELLLAENGLRHLPTQISGLSRLQRLSLRGNRLISLPEGLKELSQLHYLNILGNEYECDCSMYWLTAWLANSSTSLRRLPATHPSQTPLDSYESIDDQIDALKCHYGYPGDMLRVLSNLNCTVPVAVQSSEPKMHLLLTTAKLECNITGSPVPDIIWLTPRNKILRHHADPDKRPIIIESNEEDRRLPPSAQELAALMDESYVQSMNFTRQQSLYGRHVVLMENGSLLVHNISRVDSGLYTCYAFNVMGKASAGIRLYIDPIVFYRVKIGSLIAGAASAAAFLLLTLIVQGVRSCLSRWGICDRFYCCANRNKKSPRARQIYAMLDNIESYKSQQLERLRENYAQQVHRIRENCAQQVEWISSSYTSQAKHIKDFRDIGSNHLTALKDQYNDQVKKVRDYSTGQLSWVRENYVFQRNKIRKFSAHQVLRLREGYKYQQQSLNKVLENLPSFYFENCRGRCEEDIAEDIDCYFKSQMELAGSNELSIQKIKLHWAANNAASRASIYYTPPDDDDLRLSHLNLQHTPIHINYIDENLDQQKQLEHDFKMDPHLLLFDASRLYLNPEGASSSGQAAAMAAALALAQCSSVEDNNQEQEEEMQPLTQINRLDLESNDVKSSKSCPAIYKVSKQRDGSTLHELLTKDGVPHQMLRLNPVESTLAVQPKKEKLNIILDECGKASLCNAEQEQQQEEQHRQANEANEGSPGTDTPPSVSTCDSNSLAGSCSDVCPSPSKLDNASRLLPSSSSALNASPLHAVAAET
- the LOC108161975 gene encoding radial spoke head 1 homolog yields the protein MSVSDMSEESDVSFPEEEDEGPNIGLYIGGRNAAGQRHGRGWAILPNGDQYDGNYRKGRRHGIGLYVFKDGSRYYGQYRCGKRCGRGIFIYPDGSVYEGNWRKHLKHGKGRFNYVNGDTYSGDWYKGQRHGVGIYSFNGNKDGCCMSVRLKSTWSQNIRMGPFELHIGNDDKCTVLHGLWDNLYPIGPAVFSFDNRYMLLGFFLPANYNFKDGGDNLAEDEQQGLEEDEEGNPLPMEPSLWFAQEIACYDYSILPQEPVPLPMSDSELSVCSLSTVASIRSEEKISFYGEGEEAEGEEEGEMECFPCECEYDLSEVESDSEVCKIDADPCCIEILKQPECPEP